The following coding sequences are from one Reyranella humidisoli window:
- a CDS encoding YncE family protein: MRNTIIAGVCVALSLGATQAQAQIAVSSNDHKIVQENGVNRNLPNPPPDTVTILDLGALPVKVVGTVSDVPGSVVGPPLSVAITPDESIALIASSSKIDPADPTKLVPDDRVTVIDLKDRKILGTLNTGPGAAGISITKDGKRAYVANRMAGSISILSIDGKDVKLVKTVPLMDAKTLLSHMAVSPDGATGVVTRNGDAKVELMKLGGDNITSSSVLDVAPRPYAVSVTPDSKTAVVASLGDPKANGILTVIDLATGKIAGTADIGHENLEGMMMSSDGRWIAAVAHAGSTRPKDAPQFKPNGMVVLYKLDGAGLTKTGEAPIGGWSQGASFSRDGSAIVVQNMNQKNLQVFKNDNGKIIDTGQKIDVGGGAAAVRSSTDR, translated from the coding sequence ATGCGAAATACCATCATCGCCGGCGTTTGCGTTGCGTTGAGTCTCGGCGCCACGCAGGCGCAGGCACAGATCGCCGTGTCCTCGAACGATCACAAGATCGTCCAGGAGAACGGCGTCAATCGCAATCTCCCCAATCCGCCGCCCGACACGGTGACGATCCTCGATCTCGGCGCCCTGCCGGTGAAGGTCGTGGGCACCGTGTCCGACGTGCCGGGCAGCGTCGTCGGGCCGCCGCTGTCCGTCGCCATCACGCCGGACGAATCGATCGCGCTGATCGCTTCCTCCTCGAAGATCGATCCGGCCGACCCGACCAAGCTGGTGCCTGACGATCGTGTCACGGTGATCGATCTCAAGGACCGCAAGATCCTCGGGACGCTGAATACCGGTCCCGGCGCGGCCGGCATCTCCATCACCAAGGACGGCAAGCGTGCCTACGTGGCCAATCGCATGGCGGGCTCGATCTCGATCCTGTCGATCGACGGCAAGGACGTGAAGCTGGTGAAGACGGTGCCGCTCATGGATGCGAAGACGCTGCTCAGCCACATGGCCGTTTCGCCGGACGGTGCGACCGGTGTCGTGACGCGCAACGGGGACGCCAAGGTCGAGCTGATGAAGCTCGGGGGCGACAACATAACGTCGTCCTCGGTGCTCGACGTGGCGCCGCGGCCCTATGCCGTGTCGGTGACGCCGGACAGCAAGACCGCCGTCGTCGCGAGCCTCGGCGATCCCAAGGCCAACGGCATCCTCACCGTGATCGACCTCGCCACCGGCAAGATCGCCGGAACGGCCGACATCGGTCATGAGAATCTCGAGGGCATGATGATGTCGAGCGACGGACGCTGGATCGCGGCTGTCGCGCATGCCGGCTCGACACGGCCCAAGGACGCGCCGCAGTTCAAGCCCAACGGTATGGTCGTGCTCTACAAGCTCGACGGCGCGGGCCTCACCAAGACCGGCGAGGCACCGATCGGCGGCTGGTCGCAGGGCGCCTCGTTCTCGCGCGACGGTTCGGCCATCGTCGTCCAGAACATGAACCAGAAGAACCTGCAGGTATTCAAGAACGACAATGGCAAGATCATCGACACCGGGCAGAAGATCGATGTCGGCGGTGGCGCCGCAGCCGTTAGGAGCTCGACCGACCGATGA
- a CDS encoding Bug family tripartite tricarboxylate transporter substrate binding protein, with product MIQRRSVLRLPLAAIAAGGVSAAQAQSFPSQPVHIVVPFPPGGGTDSLARGIQEPLQKALGGTVIVDNKGGGGGSIAHEFVAKQPADGHWLVVGANNLPLYPHIVAKLGFDAKTAFVPIGFIAKQESVLVGSLDAPWPDLKAIIAAAKASPGSVQYGTAGLTTPMHLSTEQFAMLNGIKLTHVPFRGTGPLVTDLLGGHIKLGMSSITSVAQQIAAGKLKPYAMASLERSSVAPTIPTFKELGAGDVDGTIVYTLLAPAGTPPSVVAKLNEALNAAVATPEQKQDLSKRGFVAMGGTPQQLGDWLKVQEAIWVPVLRAAGIKPE from the coding sequence ATGATCCAGAGGCGTAGCGTACTCAGGCTGCCGCTCGCCGCCATTGCGGCGGGCGGTGTATCGGCGGCGCAGGCTCAGAGCTTCCCGTCGCAACCCGTCCATATCGTCGTGCCGTTTCCGCCCGGAGGCGGCACCGATTCGCTCGCGCGAGGGATCCAGGAGCCGCTGCAGAAGGCGCTGGGCGGCACGGTGATCGTCGACAACAAGGGCGGGGGCGGTGGCAGCATTGCGCACGAGTTCGTGGCCAAGCAGCCGGCCGACGGTCACTGGCTGGTGGTCGGCGCCAACAACCTGCCGCTCTATCCGCATATCGTCGCGAAGCTGGGCTTCGATGCGAAGACGGCTTTCGTGCCGATCGGCTTCATCGCCAAGCAGGAGTCTGTCCTTGTAGGCAGCCTCGACGCGCCGTGGCCAGATCTCAAGGCGATCATCGCTGCGGCCAAGGCGTCGCCGGGTTCGGTGCAGTACGGCACGGCCGGTCTCACCACGCCGATGCACCTGTCGACCGAGCAGTTCGCCATGCTGAACGGCATCAAGCTGACGCATGTGCCCTTCCGCGGCACCGGACCGCTGGTGACCGACCTGCTGGGCGGCCACATCAAGCTCGGCATGTCGAGCATCACCAGCGTGGCGCAGCAGATCGCGGCGGGGAAGCTGAAGCCCTATGCCATGGCCTCGCTGGAGCGCTCCTCGGTGGCGCCCACTATCCCGACGTTCAAGGAACTGGGCGCCGGCGATGTCGACGGCACCATCGTCTATACGCTGCTCGCGCCCGCCGGCACGCCGCCGTCTGTTGTTGCCAAGTTGAACGAGGCTCTGAACGCCGCTGTTGCGACACCGGAGCAGAAGCAGGACCTCTCCAAGCGCGGCTTCGTCGCCATGGGCGGCACGCCGCAGCAACTCGGCGACTGGCTGAAGGTCCAGGAAGCGATCTGGGTGCCGGTGCTGCGGGCGGCGGGGATCAAGCCGGAGTAG
- a CDS encoding universal stress protein codes for MIDVKACFPGTSILPTPTAEGCMRSILVTVDDTPSAIAARALAVALARQCGARVRGVTALDVSDLEGVEAVPMGGAQFGYERYRRRQELAKERRARVAQLPELFERSMAESGMQAACTTINADIRAGLLRIVETCDLVVTGRDTEFHLEPLEGVTPLVDHIIAKGSRPVVVCGPEWNDRGPVVVAYDGSAPSAKALQIAALMGVFGTADVRIVSVSREAQAAAAAVERARSFLDAHGVMAEVEVIESTEHPADLLARRAAEMGARLLVMGAFGHRGLGDILFGSTTRRLFDRVPVPLFIYH; via the coding sequence TTGATCGACGTCAAGGCGTGCTTCCCCGGCACCTCGATATTGCCGACACCAACCGCAGAGGGCTGCATGCGTTCAATCCTCGTCACCGTCGACGACACTCCGTCCGCCATCGCGGCCAGGGCTCTCGCCGTGGCGCTGGCTCGACAATGCGGGGCTCGCGTGAGGGGCGTGACGGCCCTTGACGTCAGCGATCTGGAGGGCGTCGAAGCGGTTCCCATGGGCGGCGCACAGTTCGGCTACGAGCGGTACCGGCGTCGACAGGAACTGGCGAAGGAGCGACGTGCGCGCGTCGCGCAACTGCCGGAATTGTTCGAACGGTCTATGGCCGAGTCGGGCATGCAGGCCGCTTGCACGACGATCAATGCCGACATTCGCGCCGGACTGCTTCGAATCGTCGAGACGTGCGACCTCGTCGTTACCGGGCGAGACACCGAGTTCCACCTTGAACCGCTCGAGGGCGTGACGCCTCTGGTCGACCACATCATCGCAAAGGGAAGTCGCCCCGTCGTGGTGTGCGGCCCCGAATGGAACGACCGCGGTCCGGTAGTGGTGGCCTACGACGGCAGCGCTCCGTCGGCGAAGGCGTTGCAGATCGCTGCCTTGATGGGAGTCTTCGGCACCGCTGACGTTCGTATTGTTTCCGTGTCCCGTGAGGCACAAGCGGCCGCGGCGGCTGTGGAGCGCGCGCGATCTTTCCTGGACGCTCACGGCGTCATGGCGGAAGTGGAGGTCATCGAATCGACCGAACACCCGGCCGATCTGCTGGCAAGGCGCGCTGCGGAGATGGGCGCAAGGTTGCTGGTCATGGGCGCCTTCGGTCATCGCGGCCTCGGCGACATTCTCTTCGGCTCCACGACCCGGCGCCTGTTCGACCGGGTTCCGGTTCCGCTGTTCATCTATCACTGA
- a CDS encoding universal stress protein, whose protein sequence is MNTTRRAYMPLATYPETVEDEAVLAAAGFAMSLGGELVVTTFSVDIPRVQSPLAGLLIDIPGLVQAAEDKSKSECARLQSLIGGLAAPPAVNCTSRKILLSGLLDAAAAEARYYDLAVLPWSREEASAQHLIEAVVFGSGRPAILVPSSAQPAAKLDHIAIAWDASRVAARALGDALPLLADGGRVTVLTVGDEKPLAGAALASLLASSLEKRGVKAHPMEITLGEKTIAQALQEKALAEGAQMLAMGGFGHSRLRDFVLGGATTGVFADLRLPVLLSH, encoded by the coding sequence ATGAATACGACCCGCAGGGCCTATATGCCGTTGGCGACCTATCCAGAGACGGTCGAAGATGAGGCCGTCCTGGCGGCTGCCGGCTTCGCCATGTCGCTGGGAGGCGAGCTCGTGGTTACGACCTTCTCCGTCGACATTCCACGGGTGCAGTCGCCGTTGGCCGGCCTGCTGATCGACATCCCCGGTCTGGTTCAGGCGGCCGAAGACAAGAGCAAGTCCGAATGCGCCCGCCTCCAGAGCCTGATCGGCGGGCTCGCAGCTCCGCCCGCGGTGAACTGCACGAGCCGGAAGATCCTTCTGAGCGGGCTCCTCGATGCGGCTGCCGCCGAGGCTCGATACTACGATCTGGCGGTGCTTCCCTGGTCCAGGGAAGAGGCTTCCGCCCAGCATCTGATCGAGGCCGTCGTATTCGGATCCGGTCGGCCAGCCATTCTGGTGCCGAGTTCCGCCCAGCCGGCCGCCAAGCTGGACCATATCGCGATCGCGTGGGATGCAAGCCGGGTCGCCGCCCGCGCGCTCGGCGATGCCCTTCCCCTTCTGGCAGACGGTGGTCGCGTCACGGTGTTGACGGTCGGCGATGAGAAGCCTCTGGCTGGAGCAGCTCTCGCCAGCCTTCTTGCTTCCTCGCTGGAGAAGCGGGGGGTGAAGGCACATCCCATGGAGATCACTCTCGGCGAAAAGACGATCGCCCAGGCGTTGCAGGAGAAGGCCCTGGCGGAGGGCGCGCAGATGCTTGCGATGGGAGGCTTCGGCCATTCCCGCCTCCGCGACTTCGTTCTCGGCGGCGCAACCACGGGTGTGTTCGCGGATCTTCGCCTGCCCGTGTTGCTGTCGCACTAG
- a CDS encoding DUF429 domain-containing protein, which produces MIVAGADGCRTGWVVCRRDADGVLDIRVVKTLAEACEGLLILAVDMPIGFVDVPRPPRACEVEARKLLPGKASSVFPTPCRPALDGTTHAEANALSKSLGIGLPRQTFHLFPKMREVDALMRGNKALHAIVHEAHPELAFARMNGGKPVLSKKRKPEGFAERLGLLARHGFDWTPSTVSGAARDDVLDAIAVCRTALLIAEGTAKRLGAEHERDRYGLPMNIWF; this is translated from the coding sequence TTGATCGTCGCGGGCGCCGACGGCTGTCGTACCGGCTGGGTCGTCTGCCGGCGCGACGCTGACGGCGTCCTCGATATAAGAGTCGTGAAGACCCTCGCCGAAGCCTGCGAGGGTCTTTTGATTCTGGCCGTCGACATGCCGATCGGCTTCGTCGATGTGCCGCGCCCGCCGCGCGCCTGCGAAGTCGAGGCTCGGAAGCTCCTGCCCGGCAAGGCGAGTTCGGTCTTCCCCACTCCTTGCCGGCCGGCCCTCGACGGCACCACGCATGCCGAGGCCAATGCCCTCAGCAAGAGCCTGGGGATCGGGCTACCCCGGCAGACGTTTCATCTCTTCCCCAAGATGCGTGAGGTCGACGCGCTGATGCGCGGCAACAAGGCCCTCCACGCGATCGTCCACGAAGCGCATCCAGAACTCGCCTTCGCCCGCATGAACGGCGGCAAGCCCGTACTCAGCAAGAAGCGCAAACCCGAGGGTTTCGCGGAACGCCTCGGCCTCCTCGCGCGGCACGGCTTCGACTGGACGCCAAGCACCGTGTCGGGTGCCGCGCGCGACGACGTGCTCGACGCCATCGCCGTCTGCCGAACGGCCCTGCTGATCGCCGAGGGCACGGCCAAGCGCCTGGGCGCGGAGCACGAGCGTGACCGCTACGGGCTCCCGATGAACATCTGGTTCTAG
- a CDS encoding NADP-dependent isocitrate dehydrogenase translates to MPKIKVKNPIVEMDGDEMTRIIWAFIKDKLILPYLDIDLKYYDLGIENRDATGDRVTVDSANATLQYGVAVKCATITPDEQRVEEFKLKEMWRSPNGTIRNIIGGTIFREPIVCKNVPRLVPGWTHPIVIGRHAFGDQYRATDFVVPGKGKLTVRFEGEDGTVIERDVFDFPAGGVAMTMYNLDESIIGFARSSFNYGLMRGWPVYLSTKNTILKRYDGRFKDLFQEVFDKEFADRFKAKNIGYQHRLIDDMVASALKWHGEFVWACKNYDGDVQSDTVAQGFGSLGLMTSVLLTPDGKTVEAEAAHGTVTRHYREHQKGKPTSTNPIASIFAWTQGLKYRGTFDGTPEVVKFAEALEKVCVEAVEGGRMTKDLALLIDKGQPYMTTEEFLAVLDRDLTAKMASW, encoded by the coding sequence ATGCCGAAGATCAAGGTGAAGAACCCGATCGTCGAGATGGACGGCGACGAGATGACCCGGATCATCTGGGCGTTCATCAAGGACAAGCTGATCCTTCCCTATCTCGACATCGACCTGAAGTATTACGACCTCGGCATCGAGAACCGCGACGCGACCGGCGACCGGGTGACGGTCGATTCGGCCAATGCCACGCTGCAATACGGCGTCGCCGTGAAGTGCGCGACGATCACGCCGGACGAGCAGCGCGTGGAAGAGTTCAAGCTCAAGGAGATGTGGCGGTCTCCCAACGGCACCATCCGCAACATCATCGGCGGCACGATCTTCCGCGAGCCGATCGTCTGCAAGAACGTCCCCCGCCTCGTGCCGGGCTGGACGCATCCGATCGTCATCGGCCGCCACGCCTTCGGCGACCAGTACCGCGCCACCGACTTCGTGGTGCCGGGCAAGGGCAAGCTCACGGTCCGCTTCGAGGGTGAGGACGGCACGGTGATCGAGCGCGACGTGTTCGACTTCCCGGCCGGCGGCGTCGCCATGACGATGTACAATCTCGACGAATCGATCATCGGCTTCGCGCGCAGCTCGTTCAATTATGGCCTGATGCGCGGCTGGCCGGTCTATCTCTCGACCAAGAACACCATCCTCAAGCGCTACGACGGCCGCTTCAAGGACCTGTTCCAGGAAGTCTTCGACAAGGAGTTCGCCGACAGGTTCAAGGCGAAGAACATCGGCTACCAGCACCGCCTGATCGACGACATGGTCGCCTCCGCCCTGAAGTGGCACGGCGAATTCGTCTGGGCGTGCAAGAACTACGACGGCGACGTGCAGTCCGACACGGTGGCCCAGGGCTTCGGCTCGCTGGGCCTCATGACGTCGGTGCTGCTGACTCCCGACGGCAAGACCGTCGAGGCCGAGGCCGCGCACGGCACGGTGACGCGCCACTACCGCGAACACCAGAAAGGCAAGCCGACCTCGACCAACCCGATTGCGTCGATCTTCGCCTGGACGCAGGGCCTCAAGTACCGCGGCACGTTCGACGGCACGCCCGAGGTGGTGAAGTTCGCGGAGGCGCTGGAGAAGGTCTGCGTCGAGGCGGTCGAGGGCGGCAGGATGACCAAGGATCTCGCGCTCCTGATCGACAAGGGCCAGCCCTACATGACGACCGAGGAGTTCCTGGCGGTGCTGGACCGTGACCTCACGGCCAAGATGGCCAGCTGGTAG
- a CDS encoding TIGR00730 family Rossman fold protein, with protein sequence MPEFTPSSLCVFCGARFGTDPATRETAVGLGRLLAREGITLVYGGGGVGLMGLVANAALDAGGRAVGIIPNFLLQREAGHPALTETVVVETMHERKLQMFERSDAFAVLPGGIGTLEEFFEVLSWRTLGLHSKPIVIIDQGGYWQPLAALLKGVVGGGFAEPAHLDHVAFVSDLKDVLPAIAAMPRSEGFEKRLDRV encoded by the coding sequence GTGCCCGAGTTCACCCCTTCTTCCCTCTGCGTCTTCTGCGGTGCCCGTTTCGGCACCGATCCCGCCACCCGCGAGACGGCGGTCGGCCTCGGCCGCCTGCTGGCCCGGGAGGGCATCACGCTGGTCTATGGCGGCGGCGGTGTGGGGCTGATGGGCCTGGTGGCCAACGCCGCCCTCGATGCGGGAGGCCGGGCCGTCGGCATCATCCCGAACTTCCTGCTGCAGCGCGAGGCGGGCCATCCGGCGCTCACGGAAACCGTGGTCGTCGAGACCATGCACGAGCGCAAGCTGCAGATGTTCGAGCGCTCCGACGCCTTCGCGGTTCTGCCGGGCGGCATCGGCACCCTGGAGGAATTCTTCGAAGTCCTGTCCTGGCGGACGCTCGGCCTGCACAGCAAGCCGATCGTCATCATCGACCAGGGCGGCTACTGGCAGCCCCTGGCGGCTCTGCTCAAGGGCGTGGTGGGCGGCGGCTTTGCCGAACCTGCCCATCTCGACCACGTCGCCTTCGTGAGCGATTTGAAGGACGTCCTGCCCGCCATCGCGGCCATGCCCCGCTCCGAAGGCTTCGAAAAGCGGCTCGACCGCGTCTAG
- a CDS encoding LysM peptidoglycan-binding domain-containing protein, with protein sequence MSRTVFGLVAVGAVVIAIALGVAWRGKMTEQAAIDRPPQVVGAPAAAPTPDTLTTATAQKDQAATGFQIMAGSAPAAAPPPVIRAPTFDVARIGTDGRAVIAGRAAPGAKIVLLDGGREIAKAESDARGEWVIIVQDPPLAVGQHELRVVQHIEGKAPLTSEQSVVAVVPEPPAASAPAQPRAETLVMISPPSGAATVVQPPTTAGLPKAADLSLSTVDYDDRGHVTVSGLAAPGTVVRAYVNDRMVAEGVAASDGRWRLKPAEPIGEGKHLLRLDRIAQDGRPVARLELPFERVVVAPVSNSDARRLHIVRGDNLWNIAQAHYGAGWHHTVIFAANKDQVKNPHLIYPGQILSLPKVN encoded by the coding sequence ATGTCACGAACTGTTTTCGGGCTGGTCGCTGTGGGCGCCGTGGTGATTGCGATCGCCCTGGGCGTTGCATGGCGCGGGAAGATGACCGAGCAGGCAGCGATCGACCGCCCCCCGCAGGTCGTCGGCGCGCCCGCGGCCGCGCCCACGCCTGACACCCTGACGACGGCGACCGCCCAGAAGGATCAGGCCGCTACGGGCTTCCAGATCATGGCCGGAAGCGCGCCTGCCGCGGCGCCGCCGCCCGTCATACGAGCGCCGACATTCGACGTTGCCCGCATCGGGACGGATGGCCGGGCCGTGATCGCCGGCCGCGCGGCGCCGGGGGCCAAGATCGTCCTTCTCGACGGCGGCCGCGAAATTGCCAAGGCCGAGTCCGATGCGCGGGGCGAATGGGTGATTATCGTCCAGGATCCGCCGCTTGCGGTGGGCCAGCATGAGCTTCGCGTGGTCCAGCACATCGAAGGCAAGGCGCCGCTCACCTCCGAGCAGTCGGTGGTCGCCGTGGTGCCGGAGCCGCCGGCGGCAAGCGCGCCCGCCCAGCCGCGCGCCGAGACGCTGGTGATGATCTCGCCGCCGTCCGGTGCTGCGACCGTCGTGCAGCCGCCGACGACGGCAGGCTTGCCGAAGGCCGCCGATCTCTCTCTGTCCACGGTCGACTACGACGATCGTGGCCATGTCACCGTATCCGGCCTTGCCGCTCCGGGCACCGTGGTCAGGGCCTATGTCAACGACAGGATGGTGGCCGAGGGCGTGGCCGCCTCGGACGGTCGCTGGCGGTTGAAGCCCGCCGAACCGATCGGGGAGGGCAAGCATCTGCTGAGGCTCGACCGGATCGCCCAGGACGGCAGGCCGGTCGCACGCCTCGAGCTGCCGTTCGAGCGCGTCGTCGTGGCGCCGGTGTCGAACAGCGACGCACGGCGCCTGCACATCGTGCGGGGCGACAATCTCTGGAACATCGCCCAGGCCCACTACGGCGCGGGCTGGCACCACACCGTCATTTTCGCCGCAAACAAAGATCAGGTTAAAAATCCCCATCTGATATATCCGGGGCAAATTCTCAGCCTGCCCAAGGTCAACTGA
- a CDS encoding phosphatidylserine decarboxylase, whose protein sequence is MLANFLVPILADGWRFIALFAAATFLAALTGVAWLFWPLMVVTLWSIYFFRDPPRGVPQDDGLLIAPADGLVQMVVDAVPPAELGLGDKPLTRVSIFLSVFDVHINRSPCAGTIEVVAYRPGKFLSANADKASEDNERTALALRRADGRLIGCVQIAGYVARRIVCYVKPGQAVVAGERFGHIRFGSRTDLYLPEGARLLVSPGQRMIGGETVMAELDPAVSGPRTAIEF, encoded by the coding sequence ATGTTGGCCAATTTTCTGGTGCCGATCCTTGCCGACGGATGGCGCTTCATCGCTCTTTTCGCGGCCGCGACGTTCCTGGCGGCGTTGACCGGCGTGGCTTGGCTGTTCTGGCCTCTGATGGTCGTGACCCTGTGGTCGATCTACTTCTTCCGCGACCCGCCGCGTGGCGTGCCGCAGGATGACGGGCTGCTGATCGCGCCGGCTGACGGGCTGGTGCAGATGGTGGTCGATGCCGTGCCGCCCGCCGAACTGGGGTTGGGCGACAAGCCGCTGACGCGCGTGTCGATCTTCCTCAGCGTGTTCGATGTGCACATCAACCGCAGCCCCTGCGCGGGAACCATCGAGGTGGTCGCCTACCGGCCTGGCAAGTTCCTGAGCGCCAACGCCGACAAGGCGAGCGAGGACAACGAGCGCACGGCCCTGGCCCTGCGCCGTGCCGACGGAAGGCTCATCGGCTGCGTGCAGATTGCGGGTTACGTGGCCCGCCGTATCGTCTGCTACGTGAAGCCGGGGCAGGCGGTCGTGGCGGGGGAACGATTCGGCCACATCCGCTTTGGTAGTCGTACGGATCTCTACCTGCCGGAGGGTGCGCGGCTGCTGGTATCGCCGGGTCAGCGCATGATCGGTGGCGAGACCGTGATGGCCGAACTCGATCCCGCCGTTTCGGGGCCGCGAACCGCCATTGAATTCTAG